A genomic window from Flavobacterium sp. I3-2 includes:
- a CDS encoding hydroxymethylglutaryl-CoA lyase: MKPVKIIECPRDAMQGIKAFIPTEKKVQYIQSLLRVGFDTIDFGSFVSPKAIPQMQDTVEVLAQLDLSQTRSKLLAIIANTKGAEMASVHKEIQYLGFPFSISENFQMRNTHKTIAESLITLDEILEIANKTNKEVVAYLSMGFGNPYGDPWNVDIVGEWTEKLANMGVTILSLSDTVGSSTPEDIDYLFSNLIPKYPNIEFGAHLHSTPTAWFEKVDAAYKAGCLRFDGAIKGFGGCPMAKDDLTGNMPTEKMLSYFTANKVETNIQAMSFEASYNEALKIFNFYH, encoded by the coding sequence ATGAAGCCAGTTAAAATTATCGAATGTCCGCGCGATGCTATGCAAGGCATCAAAGCTTTTATCCCAACAGAAAAAAAAGTTCAATACATCCAATCGTTATTACGTGTTGGATTTGATACGATTGATTTTGGAAGTTTTGTATCTCCAAAGGCCATTCCGCAAATGCAAGATACCGTTGAAGTTTTAGCTCAACTAGATTTATCGCAAACGCGTTCGAAATTACTTGCGATTATTGCAAATACTAAAGGAGCTGAAATGGCTTCGGTTCATAAAGAAATTCAATATCTAGGTTTTCCGTTTTCTATTTCTGAAAACTTTCAGATGCGAAATACGCATAAAACGATTGCCGAATCATTAATTACCTTAGATGAAATTCTAGAGATTGCAAATAAAACTAATAAAGAAGTTGTTGCTTATCTTTCGATGGGATTCGGAAATCCGTATGGTGATCCTTGGAATGTGGATATCGTTGGAGAATGGACAGAAAAGTTAGCAAATATGGGCGTTACAATTCTTTCTTTATCTGATACAGTTGGAAGTTCAACTCCAGAAGATATCGATTATTTGTTTTCAAATTTAATTCCAAAATATCCAAATATCGAATTTGGAGCTCATTTACATTCAACACCAACGGCTTGGTTTGAAAAAGTTGATGCAGCATATAAAGCAGGTTGTTTACGTTTTGACGGCGCAATTAAAGGTTTTGGTGGTTGTCCGATGGCAAAAGATGATTTAACCGGAAATATGCCAACAGAAAAAATGCTTTCTTATTTTACTGCAAATAAGGTAGAAACAAATATTCAGGCTATGTCATTTGAGGCGTCTTATAACGAAGCTTTAAAAATATTCAATTTTTATCATTAA
- the guaB gene encoding IMP dehydrogenase — translation MKAHTAKIVGQGLTYDDVLLIPNYSEVLPREVSIQTRFTKNITLNVPIISAAMDTVTESAMAIAMAREGGIGVLHKNMTIEQQALEVRKVKRAESGMIIDPVTLQMTATVGDAKAAMKEFSIGGIPVVDENNILKGIVTNRDLRFEKIASRSILEVMTKENLVTALEGTTLQDAEQILQENKIEKLPVVNADFNLVGLITFRDITKLTLKPNANKDKFGRLRVAAALGVTADAVERAGALVAAGVDALIIDTAHGHTKGVVNTLKEVKTAFPQIDVVVGNIATAEAALYLAEAGADAVKVGIGPGSICTTRVVAGVGFPQFSAVMEVAAALKGTGVPVIADGGLRYTGDIPKALGAGADCVMLGSMLAGTKESPGETVIFEGRKFKTYRGMGSVESMKHGSKDRYFQDVEDDVKKLVPEGIEGRVPYKGELIESMTQFIGGLRAGMGYCGAKDVATLQEVARFVQLTASGIGESHPHNITITKEAPNYSR, via the coding sequence ATGAAAGCACACACAGCTAAAATAGTAGGGCAAGGTCTAACCTACGACGATGTACTTCTTATACCTAATTACTCTGAGGTATTACCAAGAGAAGTAAGCATTCAAACAAGATTTACAAAAAACATAACATTAAATGTGCCTATCATTTCTGCTGCTATGGATACAGTAACAGAAAGTGCAATGGCAATCGCAATGGCTCGTGAAGGTGGAATTGGTGTTTTACATAAAAACATGACCATTGAACAACAAGCTTTAGAAGTTCGTAAAGTAAAACGTGCTGAATCTGGTATGATTATCGACCCAGTTACTTTACAAATGACTGCAACTGTTGGCGATGCTAAAGCTGCAATGAAAGAATTTAGTATTGGTGGAATTCCTGTTGTTGATGAAAACAACATTTTAAAAGGAATTGTTACTAATAGAGATTTACGTTTCGAAAAAATTGCATCACGTTCTATTTTAGAAGTAATGACTAAAGAAAATTTAGTTACTGCTTTAGAAGGAACTACACTTCAGGATGCTGAACAAATTCTTCAAGAAAATAAAATCGAAAAATTACCTGTAGTAAATGCAGATTTTAATTTAGTAGGTTTAATTACTTTCCGTGATATTACAAAATTGACATTAAAACCAAACGCAAACAAAGATAAATTTGGACGTTTACGTGTTGCTGCTGCTCTTGGAGTTACGGCTGATGCTGTTGAACGTGCCGGTGCTTTAGTTGCTGCAGGTGTTGATGCATTAATTATCGATACAGCTCACGGTCATACAAAAGGAGTAGTAAATACTTTGAAAGAAGTAAAAACGGCTTTTCCTCAAATTGATGTAGTTGTAGGAAATATTGCTACTGCTGAAGCTGCTTTATATCTAGCAGAAGCTGGAGCTGATGCGGTTAAAGTTGGTATTGGACCTGGTTCAATTTGTACAACTCGTGTAGTTGCTGGTGTTGGTTTTCCACAGTTTTCTGCTGTAATGGAAGTTGCTGCTGCTCTTAAAGGAACTGGAGTTCCTGTAATTGCTGATGGTGGTTTACGTTATACAGGTGATATTCCTAAAGCTTTAGGAGCTGGAGCTGACTGTGTGATGTTAGGTTCAATGTTAGCAGGCACAAAAGAATCTCCAGGAGAAACAGTTATCTTTGAAGGACGTAAGTTTAAAACTTACCGTGGAATGGGGTCTGTTGAATCTATGAAACACGGATCTAAAGACCGTTATTTCCAAGATGTGGAAGATGATGTTAAAAAATTAGTTCCTGAAGGAATCGAAGGTCGTGTTCCTTACAAAGGAGAATTAATCGAATCGATGACTCAATTTATCGGTGGATTAAGAGCTGGAATGGGTTATTGTGGAGCAAAAGATGTAGCTACTTTACAAGAAGTTGCTCGTTTTGTTCAATTAACTGCTTCAGGAATTGGAGAATCACATCCTCATAATATTACGATTACTAAAGAGGCTCCGAATTATTCGAGATAA
- a CDS encoding potassium channel family protein gives MKSIVPTKAKFIHDIYSFMHVIILILSLFLVISISIDTFNNIPFQTESSYLKVQLLICAIFLFDFFLEFFLANKKWKYLKTHFLFFIISIPYLNIIDYYHITLSEEMKYFVRFIPLVRGGYALAIIVGRFTKSKVTSLFVSYLTMLLATVYFSSLLFFSIEQGINPGIKEYSDSLWWAFMNVTTVGSNIYAVSIAGKILSVVLAALGMMMFPIFTVYITSVVQKVNNSGAQKE, from the coding sequence ATGAAGTCAATTGTTCCTACAAAGGCAAAGTTTATACACGACATTTACAGTTTTATGCATGTTATCATTTTAATATTATCACTTTTTTTAGTGATAAGTATTTCAATAGATACATTTAACAACATTCCTTTTCAAACTGAAAGTTCGTATTTAAAAGTGCAATTATTAATTTGTGCTATTTTTTTGTTTGATTTTTTTCTGGAATTTTTTCTAGCAAATAAAAAATGGAAATATCTAAAAACACATTTCTTATTTTTTATCATTTCGATTCCTTACCTAAACATCATTGATTATTATCACATCACACTTTCCGAAGAAATGAAATATTTCGTTAGATTTATTCCCTTGGTTCGTGGAGGATATGCACTTGCAATTATAGTTGGACGATTCACAAAAAGCAAAGTTACCAGTTTATTTGTTTCTTATTTAACCATGTTATTGGCAACTGTTTATTTTTCGAGTTTATTATTTTTTTCAATCGAACAAGGTATAAATCCCGGAATTAAAGAATATTCAGACTCACTTTGGTGGGCTTTTATGAATGTCACAACAGTTGGTTCTAATATTTATGCAGTTTCAATAGCAGGTAAAATTCTCTCCGTTGTTTTAGCTGCTTTAGGAATGATGATGTTTCCAATTTTTACTGTTTATATTACAAGTGTAGTTCAAAAGGTTAACAACAGCGGTGCACAGAAAGAATAA
- a CDS encoding ATP-dependent helicase codes for MEALINQLNEAQRAPVLQKDGAMIVIAGAGSGKTRVLTLRIAYLMHQGIDAFNILSLTFTNKAAREMKERISKIVGHSEAKNLWMGTFHSVFAKILRAESDKLGYPSNFTIYDSQDSQRLIGQIIKEMQLDRDIYKPKEVLNRISSYKNSLITVRAYFNNPELQEADAMAKKPRVGDIYQQYVERCFKSGAMDFDDLLLKTNELLTLHPDVLLKYQNRFRYILVDEYQDTNHSQYLIVKALSDRFQNICVVGDDAQSIYAFRGANINNILNFQKDYKGVQTYRLEQNYRSSRNIVEAANTIIDKNKTKLDKVVWTANPDGPKIKVHRSITDAEEGRFVASTIFEEKMMHQKMNGEFAILYRTNAQSRAMEDALRKRDIPYRIYGGLSFYQRKEIKDVLGYLRMVINPKDEEALVRIINFPTRGIGNTTVEKLNIAANHYKRSIFEVMEHIDKIDLKLTAGTKNKINDFVTMVKNFQVINETQDAYYLADYIVKKTGLVQELKKDGTPEGIAKLENIEELLNGIKDFIEGQKEVDGARGALSEFMEDVALATDLDNDKGDDDRVALMTIHLAKGLEFPTVFCVGMEEDLFPSAMSMNTRSELEEERRLFYVALTRAEHQAYLTYAQSRYRWGKLTDCDPSRFIEEIDPQYLEFLTPPEKNYRYKSSIDSDIFGDVDKSKFRQTKPISGTPPKSFSEINNKSEGPQIRKLKELSKAISSTQGKADTSGLEKGQTVMHERFGRGQILNLEGIGADRKAEIHFEVGGIKKLLLRFAKLNVIS; via the coding sequence ATGGAAGCATTAATAAATCAGTTAAATGAAGCTCAACGAGCACCTGTTTTACAGAAAGATGGCGCAATGATTGTAATTGCAGGAGCCGGTTCAGGTAAAACAAGGGTTCTTACCCTTCGAATTGCTTATTTAATGCATCAAGGAATTGATGCGTTTAACATTTTATCGTTAACCTTTACGAATAAAGCGGCGCGTGAAATGAAAGAACGTATTTCTAAAATCGTAGGTCATTCTGAGGCTAAAAACCTTTGGATGGGAACTTTTCACTCGGTATTTGCTAAAATTCTTCGTGCGGAATCTGATAAATTAGGTTATCCTTCTAATTTTACGATTTATGATTCTCAAGATAGTCAACGATTAATAGGTCAAATTATCAAAGAAATGCAATTAGACCGTGATATTTATAAACCAAAAGAAGTTTTAAATAGAATTTCTTCTTATAAAAATAGTCTCATTACAGTTCGTGCTTATTTCAATAATCCCGAATTACAAGAAGCTGATGCAATGGCTAAAAAACCGCGTGTTGGTGATATTTATCAGCAATATGTAGAACGATGCTTTAAATCGGGGGCGATGGATTTTGATGATTTATTATTAAAAACCAACGAACTTTTAACGTTGCATCCAGATGTTTTATTAAAATATCAAAACCGTTTTAGATATATTTTGGTTGATGAGTACCAAGATACCAACCATTCGCAATATTTGATTGTAAAAGCGTTGTCAGACCGTTTTCAGAATATTTGTGTAGTTGGTGACGATGCACAATCTATTTATGCATTTCGTGGAGCGAACATCAATAATATTTTAAATTTCCAGAAAGATTATAAAGGAGTTCAAACTTATCGATTGGAGCAAAATTACCGCTCTTCTAGAAATATTGTAGAAGCGGCAAATACCATCATCGATAAAAATAAAACCAAATTAGATAAAGTGGTTTGGACAGCAAATCCAGACGGACCAAAAATTAAAGTACATCGTTCGATAACCGATGCCGAAGAAGGACGTTTTGTTGCAAGTACCATTTTTGAAGAAAAAATGATGCATCAAAAAATGAATGGAGAATTTGCGATTCTTTACCGTACCAATGCGCAATCTCGCGCAATGGAAGATGCTTTGCGTAAACGCGATATTCCGTATCGTATTTATGGCGGATTGTCGTTTTATCAACGTAAAGAAATAAAAGATGTTCTAGGTTATCTTCGAATGGTAATTAATCCAAAAGATGAAGAAGCTTTGGTGCGAATCATCAATTTCCCAACACGTGGAATTGGAAATACAACAGTAGAAAAATTAAACATTGCTGCGAATCATTACAAACGAAGTATTTTTGAAGTAATGGAACATATCGATAAAATTGATTTAAAACTTACCGCAGGAACTAAAAATAAAATCAACGATTTTGTTACTATGGTTAAAAATTTCCAGGTAATAAATGAAACTCAAGACGCGTATTATTTAGCTGATTATATTGTTAAAAAAACGGGGTTAGTTCAAGAATTAAAAAAAGATGGAACACCAGAAGGTATTGCTAAACTTGAGAATATTGAAGAATTATTAAATGGTATTAAAGATTTTATCGAAGGTCAAAAAGAAGTTGATGGTGCGCGTGGTGCATTGTCAGAATTCATGGAAGATGTGGCACTTGCAACCGATTTAGACAATGATAAAGGTGATGATGACCGCGTGGCGTTAATGACGATTCACTTGGCAAAAGGATTAGAATTTCCAACTGTTTTTTGTGTTGGAATGGAAGAAGATTTGTTTCCGAGCGCCATGAGTATGAATACGCGTAGCGAATTAGAAGAAGAACGTCGTTTGTTTTACGTAGCCTTAACTCGTGCCGAACATCAAGCGTATTTAACTTATGCACAATCTCGTTATCGTTGGGGAAAACTTACAGATTGTGACCCGTCGCGTTTTATTGAAGAAATCGACCCACAATATTTGGAGTTTTTAACGCCTCCAGAAAAAAATTATAGATACAAATCAAGTATCGATTCGGATATTTTTGGAGATGTTGATAAATCTAAATTCAGACAAACTAAACCGATTTCAGGAACACCACCAAAATCGTTTTCTGAAATTAACAATAAATCAGAAGGTCCGCAAATTCGTAAGTTAAAAGAACTTTCAAAAGCTATTTCTTCAACACAAGGTAAAGCTGATACTTCTGGTTTAGAAAAAGGACAAACCGTTATGCACGAACGTTTTGGAAGAGGTCAAATTTTAAATTTAGAAGGAATAGGGGCAGATAGAAAAGCCGAAATTCATTTTGAAGTTGGCGGAATTAAAAAATTATTACTTCGATTTGCTAAGTTGAATGTAATTTCGTAA
- a CDS encoding L-threonylcarbamoyladenylate synthase — MAQFIKIYPENPNQKEIDKVVKVLQDGGLIIYPTDTVYGLGCDITNTKALEKIAKIKGVKLEKANFSFVCSDLSNISDYIKQIDTSTFKILKRALPGPYTFILPGNNNLPKEFKKKTTVGIRVPDNNIVIDIVKKLGNPIVSTSIYDEDELLEYTTDPELIFEKWQNIVDLVIDGGYGDNFASTVIDLSGHEPEVIREGKGSLDVL; from the coding sequence ATGGCACAGTTTATTAAAATTTATCCAGAAAATCCCAATCAAAAAGAAATTGATAAGGTTGTTAAAGTTTTACAAGATGGCGGATTGATTATATATCCGACCGATACTGTTTATGGTTTAGGTTGCGATATCACGAATACAAAAGCGTTAGAAAAAATTGCTAAAATTAAAGGTGTTAAGCTTGAAAAAGCTAATTTTTCATTTGTTTGTAGTGATTTAAGTAACATTTCTGATTACATCAAACAAATTGATACCAGTACGTTTAAGATTTTAAAACGTGCTTTACCAGGGCCATATACGTTTATTTTACCAGGAAATAACAATCTTCCTAAAGAGTTTAAAAAGAAAACGACAGTTGGAATTCGTGTTCCTGATAATAATATTGTTATTGATATTGTAAAGAAACTTGGAAATCCAATTGTTTCAACTTCTATCTATGATGAAGATGAACTTTTGGAATACACAACCGACCCTGAATTGATTTTTGAGAAATGGCAAAATATTGTCGATTTGGTTATTGATGGTGGTTATGGTGATAATTTTGCTTCGACAGTTATTGATTTATCAGGTCATGAACCCGAAGTTATTCGTGAAGGAAAAGGTAGTTTAGATGTCTTATAA
- a CDS encoding T9SS type A sorting domain-containing protein, translated as MKNLCLIILFLFCSKHIVLAQQYVPGANNILYVKKNATGSGNGSSWNNAIPELADALKWAHVNKANFNNTPLQIWISSGSYKPKYSPQDGANFGTNQGRKNSFLLVKNVSIYGGFAGNETALTQRVLNSSTNVTILSGDIGILNDSLDNTNHVLIASGDLGNAVVDGFTIKDGNGTENGSLIVNANSIVNSQGGGIYVIKSNLIFSNNILIQNYAKYGAGMYANKPISETSDFLINILNCNFKNNNSNQGSGIYLNNYNASITNSTFENNAASFYGGGIYNVNSTPTITNSSFINNSGVYSGGAIQNDQNSSTILISSNFIGNSGQYGGAISNKQSSLNISNSIFNSNSGNYGGAISNYFSSMNISNTKLIENSANFGGGIHNRNTLLNIINSTFLLNSASFGGAIDNIETNNTTITNSNFSKNRANYGGAIRNDSYVTTFINNTIIWDNFNSNQTNINNILADNPNNLFCKNSLIQGSGGSNNWNATFGINNGNNLDTNPLFTNFALNDFSLQSNSPAINAGDNIIYGTTLLVDTDILGNPRLVNQIIDIGAYEKTCAINFTVAKTNVSCNSISSGAINLTVTNGLPPYTFIWNDGFTTEDRTNLTVGEYTVIIKDANNCTTSTSITIQAPDLIPQSPTGVSPQSFVQGSLISQIIINPSTAVFYISEQNALTGTNPLSPNLPLVNGTTYYAVVIGANGCRSTPLAITVNVYLSNDEFDLEKLKYYPNPVNDKLNIEYFENIVQIEVYDLLGKKVKTFQTDDKHVEIDLSELSSSNYILQLKTAAKKQFIKIIKK; from the coding sequence ATGAAAAATTTATGTTTAATTATCTTATTTCTTTTTTGTTCAAAACACATTGTTCTCGCACAACAATATGTACCAGGTGCAAATAATATCCTTTATGTAAAAAAGAATGCAACAGGTTCTGGAAATGGCTCATCATGGAATAATGCGATTCCTGAATTAGCTGATGCATTAAAATGGGCGCATGTTAATAAAGCCAATTTCAATAATACGCCATTACAAATTTGGATTTCAAGTGGTTCTTATAAACCAAAATATTCTCCTCAAGATGGTGCAAATTTTGGTACAAATCAAGGTCGAAAAAATAGTTTTTTACTGGTGAAAAATGTATCTATCTATGGTGGATTTGCTGGAAATGAAACTGCCTTAACACAAAGAGTTTTAAATTCATCTACAAACGTAACTATCTTATCAGGAGATATAGGAATTTTAAATGATTCTCTTGATAATACAAATCATGTTTTAATAGCTTCTGGAGATTTAGGTAATGCTGTTGTTGATGGTTTTACTATAAAGGACGGAAATGGAACTGAAAACGGATCATTAATTGTAAATGCTAATTCTATAGTAAATTCGCAAGGTGGAGGTATTTATGTTATTAAAAGTAATTTAATTTTTTCAAATAATATTCTGATTCAAAATTATGCAAAATATGGTGCAGGAATGTATGCAAATAAACCAATATCAGAAACTTCGGATTTTTTGATTAATATTTTAAATTGTAATTTTAAGAACAATAATAGTAATCAAGGTAGTGGAATCTATTTAAATAATTATAATGCTTCAATAACAAATTCGACTTTTGAAAACAATGCGGCAAGTTTCTATGGTGGTGGAATTTATAATGTAAACTCAACCCCAACTATTACAAACTCAAGTTTTATTAATAATTCAGGTGTTTATAGTGGTGGTGCAATACAAAATGATCAAAATTCTTCAACAATATTAATAAGTTCAAACTTTATTGGTAATTCAGGACAATATGGTGGAGCCATAAGTAATAAACAAAGTTCTTTAAATATTTCAAACTCTATTTTCAATTCTAATTCAGGAAATTATGGAGGAGCAATAAGTAATTATTTTAGTTCAATGAATATTTCTAATACCAAATTAATTGAAAATTCTGCTAATTTTGGAGGTGGAATTCACAATAGAAATACTTTATTAAATATAATAAATTCAACGTTTTTACTAAATTCTGCTTCTTTTGGAGGTGCAATCGATAACATAGAAACGAATAACACAACTATTACGAATTCAAATTTTAGTAAAAACAGAGCAAATTACGGAGGAGCAATTAGAAATGATTCTTATGTTACCACATTTATAAATAATACGATTATTTGGGACAATTTCAATTCTAATCAAACTAATATTAATAATATATTGGCAGACAATCCAAATAACTTATTTTGCAAAAACAGTTTAATTCAAGGAAGTGGCGGAAGTAATAATTGGAATGCAACTTTTGGAATAAACAATGGAAATAATTTAGATACTAACCCGTTATTTACAAATTTTGCATTAAACGATTTTTCATTACAAAGCAATAGTCCTGCTATAAATGCAGGAGATAATATAATTTACGGAACTACATTACTCGTAGATACTGATATATTAGGAAATCCTCGTTTAGTAAATCAAATAATTGATATTGGAGCATATGAAAAAACTTGTGCTATTAATTTTACTGTAGCAAAAACAAATGTAAGTTGTAATTCAATATCAAGTGGTGCAATTAATTTAACTGTAACAAATGGATTACCACCATATACATTTATTTGGAACGATGGCTTTACAACCGAAGATAGAACAAATTTAACTGTAGGTGAATACACTGTTATCATTAAAGATGCTAACAATTGTACTACAAGTACTAGTATAACAATTCAAGCTCCTGATTTAATTCCTCAGTCCCCAACTGGAGTTTCTCCACAGTCATTTGTTCAAGGTTCTTTAATAAGTCAAATTATAATTAATCCATCAACAGCTGTTTTTTACATTTCTGAACAAAATGCGTTGACAGGTACAAATCCACTTTCACCAAACTTGCCACTTGTAAATGGAACAACGTATTATGCAGTTGTGATTGGCGCAAACGGCTGTAGAAGTACGCCCTTAGCGATTACAGTTAATGTTTATTTATCTAATGATGAATTTGATTTGGAGAAATTAAAATATTATCCAAATCCAGTTAATGATAAATTAAATATTGAATATTTCGAAAACATTGTTCAAATTGAAGTTTATGATTTATTAGGAAAAAAAGTTAAAACTTTTCAAACTGATGACAAACATGTAGAAATTGATTTATCTGAATTAAGTTCATCAAATTATATATTACAACTTAAAACAGCAGCTAAAAAACAATTCATAAAAATCATAAAAAAATAA